Part of the Planococcus plakortidis genome is shown below.
GCTGAGGCGCATGCAAGACAATATCGTAGATTATTAAAAATACACATTAAAGGATGGCGAAATCACATGATGATTATCCACGCACATTTGCAAGTGAAACCGGACCAGAAGCAAGCTTTTTTAAACGAAAGTAAAATCCTGATCGACGCGTCGCGTCAAGAGCGAGGCAATGTTCAATACGATTTGATGAAATCGGTAGAGAAGGACGGCCATTTCACGATGGTTGAAGTATGGGAAGATGCGCAAGCGATCGAAGCACATAACGCGAGTAAGCATTTTACGGCTTTTTCTAAAAAAGCGGCTGGGTTCATGAGCGCACCGATGGAACTCAAAGTTTATAGCGGTGAAGCTGTCCCAATGTAAGGAAATCTTGTTTGTTCAACCGAGATGTTAGACAGAGCTTGAACATCTCGGGCAATTGTGACAAGATAGTCTTTGAAAGACAAATGCTAATTTCATAAAACACATGTGGGGGAATCGGTGTTGCCGATTGAGAGAATATCCGTGAGATATTGACCCTTGGAACCTGAACTGGCTAATACCAGCGGAGGGAACATATTCAAATCGGTCTATTCTGCGATGATATGCGCCCAAGGTTTCCATAACCTTGGGCGCTTTTTTTGTATCCGCAATTGGATATGTCCCCTGATTCAGCTCCTGAAATCATTTTTTATGGATCTATTCAGAGGGGGAAACAACATGAAAAAATGGACGATTGCCATCGCGCCGGTATTGCTGATGGCGGCATGCACGGACGAAGCGGAAAATCCGGGCAGCGATGTGGCGAATGAACAACAGGGATTACAAGAAGTGACGATGGTCTTGGATTGGACGCCGAATACTAATCATACCGGGTTGTATGTGGCACAGCAAAAGGGCTATTTTGAAGAGCAAGGGCTCGATGTAGAAATCATTTTGCCGGGTGAAGCGGGCGCCAATCAATTGGTCGCTTCCAAGCAGGCGGAATTCGGCATCGGGGCACAGGAAAGTTTGACGGAAGCGAGAGTGCAGGACATCCCGATCGTTTCAATCGCGGCGCTCATCCAGCACAACACCTCCGGATTTGCATCGCCTAAAGACAAAGGCATTGAGTCGCCAAGTGATTACGAAGGGAAAACCTACGGCGGATGGGGCGCGCCGGTCGAAAAAGCGGTGCTTGGGTCCATCATGGAACAAGACGACGCCGATGTGGAAAACGTCGACATCGTCAATATCGGCAATAGCGACTTTTTCACAGCCGTCGAGCGCGATATCGATTTTGCGTGGATCTATTATGGCTGGACGGGCATTGAAGCAGAGTTACGCGGCGATGAGTTGAACATGCAGTATTTGACCGATTACTCGGACAAACTGGATTATTACACTCCGATCCTGATGACCAACGAAGACATGATTGCAGAAGATCCGGAAACGGTGCGTGCATTCACCAAAGCGGTGTCGCAAGGCTATGAATTCGCCATCGATGAGCCGGAACAAGCAGCGGACATCCTCATCGAGTCGGTACCGGATTTGGACCCGGAACTGGTGAAAGCGAGCCAGGAATGGCTGTCGCCGAAATATCAGGACGATGCGCCGCAATTCGGCGAACAACAAGAGCAAGTGTGGGCGGATTATGCAGCCTGGATGTTCGACAACGGCTTGTTGGATGAGGAACTGGACGTTGAAGAGGCGTATACCAACGAATTTTTACCGGAGGGGGAAAACTGATGGCCAATGCACTCTTAAGTATTCAAATCATCCCGAAAACGAAAAACGGGGAAAACGTCATCCCGTATGTGGACAAAGCGATCGCCGTCATTGAAAAGTCAGGCGTCCCGTACCAAGTCAATCCATTGGAGACGACGATGGAAGGTGATCTGGCGCAGTTATTTTCAATCGTCGAAGAAATGAACGAGGCGATGATCGAAAACGGCAGCCCGAACGTCATCTCCCAAATCAAAGTGCTGTATCAGCCGAGCGGCGCATCGATGGATAAATTGACGGAGAAATACCGGCCGTGATGATTGTGCGAAAAGGATGGAGACCGGTTCTGGTCCTCATCCTTTTATTGATCATCTGGCAAGTGCTGGTGCCGCTGTTTGAAGTGCCGGACTGGCTACTTCCGACCCCTTATCAAATCGGGCTGGAAGCGGTAAACAGTTGGCCGAATTACAGCGGTCATTTGTTTTCGACGATCCGGTTATCGATTCTCGGCTTTTTCATCGGATCGTCGATCGGGCTCGGCGTCGCGATGCTCCTCCATCTCGTGCCGAAACTGCGGGAGACCTTTTATCCTTTGCTGATTTTATCGCAAAATATCCCGATTATCGTTTTGGCGCCGCTGTTGGTCATTTGGTTCGGCTTTGGCTTATTGCCGAAACTAATCATTATCATTCTCGTATGCTTTTTCCCGATCACCATCGCGGCACTTGATGGGTTCAGGCAGACGAGCGGCGAGTTGCTGCATTATATGAAAATGGCCGGAGCTAACAGACGCCAGATTTTTTGGAAGCTCGAATGGCCGCA
Proteins encoded:
- a CDS encoding putative quinol monooxygenase, with the protein product MMIIHAHLQVKPDQKQAFLNESKILIDASRQERGNVQYDLMKSVEKDGHFTMVEVWEDAQAIEAHNASKHFTAFSKKAAGFMSAPMELKVYSGEAVPM
- a CDS encoding ABC transporter permease, yielding MIVRKGWRPVLVLILLLIIWQVLVPLFEVPDWLLPTPYQIGLEAVNSWPNYSGHLFSTIRLSILGFFIGSSIGLGVAMLLHLVPKLRETFYPLLILSQNIPIIVLAPLLVIWFGFGLLPKLIIIILVCFFPITIAALDGFRQTSGELLHYMKMAGANRRQIFWKLEWPHAMPSIFSGLKIAATYSVMGAVISEWLGAQEGIGVYMTLASSSFKTTQVFVAILLIMCLSMLFFAAIVLLEKRVIRWKTSGGGNSNG
- a CDS encoding thiamine-binding protein → MANALLSIQIIPKTKNGENVIPYVDKAIAVIEKSGVPYQVNPLETTMEGDLAQLFSIVEEMNEAMIENGSPNVISQIKVLYQPSGASMDKLTEKYRP
- a CDS encoding ABC transporter substrate-binding protein, producing the protein MKKWTIAIAPVLLMAACTDEAENPGSDVANEQQGLQEVTMVLDWTPNTNHTGLYVAQQKGYFEEQGLDVEIILPGEAGANQLVASKQAEFGIGAQESLTEARVQDIPIVSIAALIQHNTSGFASPKDKGIESPSDYEGKTYGGWGAPVEKAVLGSIMEQDDADVENVDIVNIGNSDFFTAVERDIDFAWIYYGWTGIEAELRGDELNMQYLTDYSDKLDYYTPILMTNEDMIAEDPETVRAFTKAVSQGYEFAIDEPEQAADILIESVPDLDPELVKASQEWLSPKYQDDAPQFGEQQEQVWADYAAWMFDNGLLDEELDVEEAYTNEFLPEGEN